In Aegilops tauschii subsp. strangulata cultivar AL8/78 chromosome 3, Aet v6.0, whole genome shotgun sequence, one genomic interval encodes:
- the LOC109786926 gene encoding uncharacterized protein, translating into MVRVATFFGMTFGAFLFWESMDKVHVWIALHQDEKQERMEREMEIKKMQADLIAQAKESES; encoded by the exons ATGGTGCGGGTGGCGACCTTCTTCGGGATGACCTTCGGCGCGTTCCTCTTCTGGGAGTCCATGGACAAGGTCCACGTCTGGATCGCCCTCCACCAGGACGAGAAG CAAGAAAGGATGGAAAGGGAGATGGAGATAAAGAAGATGCAAGCAGACCTAATTGCTCAAGCAAAAGAGAGTGAATCATGA
- the LOC109786925 gene encoding uncharacterized protein isoform X1 — translation MMNLRFFASLATGRLSSRRICGQVIGPARHQLSKNLRVGVRGFGSDRLPIGQAKGLSLGPVVSLGSLPVLAGGIWYYLKTNPEEPPPVAMNLAWFATAAQKPVVEEDPEEKAMKKRFEEWMVVHKRRYKDEEEKAWRYELFKGCVKRVNELNAASRPGEARYKPYRYADFTKEERSKVHGIVVKPSMFDEWNEEKRRKTQGGHDGGADEDDWEEQMRLIQRGLRTAALNGKAQRKAQQSS, via the exons ATGATGAATCTTCGATTCTTCGCCTCTCTTGCGACGGGAAGGCTGTCCTCACGCCGGATCTGCGGCCAGGTCATAGGACCGGCAAGGCACCAGCTCTCT AAGAACCTCCGTGTTGGTGTGCGCGGATTTGGCTCTGACAG GTTGCCCATTGGCCAAGCCAAAGGCTTGTCACTTGGCCCTGTTGTCTCGCTGGGTTCCTTACCTGTCTTAGCCGGAGGCATATGGTACTACCTCAAAACGAATCCAGAGGAGCCACCGCCAGTTG CCATGAACCTTGCCTGGTTTGCGACTGCAGCTCAGAAGCCCGTCGTCGAGGAGGACCCGGAGGAGAAAGCCATGAAGAAGAGATTCGAGGAGTGGATGGTGGTGCACAAGCGCAGATACAAGGACGAGGAGGAGAAGGCGTGGCGCTACGAGCTGTTCAAGGGGTGTGTCAAGCGGGTGAACGAGCTCAACGCCGCATCACGGCCGGGTGAAGCCCGGTACAAACCATACCGATATGCTGACTTTACCAAGGAAGAGAGGAGCAAAGTACACGGAATCGTGGTCAAACCATCTATGTTCGACGAGTGGAACGAGGAGAAGAGGCGCAAAACACAAGGGGGTCATGACGGCGGCGCCGACGAGGACGACTGGGAAGAACAGATGCGCCTGATACAAAGGGGTCTTCGCACTGCGGCCCTTAATGGCAAGGCACAACGCAAAGCACAGCAGTCGTCCTGA
- the LOC109786925 gene encoding uncharacterized protein isoform X3, whose amino-acid sequence MMNLRFFASLATGRLSSRRICGQVIGPARHQLSKNLRVGVRGFGSDRLPIGQAKGLSLGPVVSLGSLPVLAGGIWYYLKTNPEEPPPVAQKPVVEEDPEEKAMKKRFEEWMVVHKRRYKDEEEKAWRYELFKGCVKRVNELNAASRPGEARYKPYRYADFTKEERSKVHGIVVKPSMFDEWNEEKRRKTQGGHDGGADEDDWEEQMRLIQRGLRTAALNGKAQRKAQQSS is encoded by the exons ATGATGAATCTTCGATTCTTCGCCTCTCTTGCGACGGGAAGGCTGTCCTCACGCCGGATCTGCGGCCAGGTCATAGGACCGGCAAGGCACCAGCTCTCT AAGAACCTCCGTGTTGGTGTGCGCGGATTTGGCTCTGACAG GTTGCCCATTGGCCAAGCCAAAGGCTTGTCACTTGGCCCTGTTGTCTCGCTGGGTTCCTTACCTGTCTTAGCCGGAGGCATATGGTACTACCTCAAAACGAATCCAGAGGAGCCACCGCCAGTTG CTCAGAAGCCCGTCGTCGAGGAGGACCCGGAGGAGAAAGCCATGAAGAAGAGATTCGAGGAGTGGATGGTGGTGCACAAGCGCAGATACAAGGACGAGGAGGAGAAGGCGTGGCGCTACGAGCTGTTCAAGGGGTGTGTCAAGCGGGTGAACGAGCTCAACGCCGCATCACGGCCGGGTGAAGCCCGGTACAAACCATACCGATATGCTGACTTTACCAAGGAAGAGAGGAGCAAAGTACACGGAATCGTGGTCAAACCATCTATGTTCGACGAGTGGAACGAGGAGAAGAGGCGCAAAACACAAGGGGGTCATGACGGCGGCGCCGACGAGGACGACTGGGAAGAACAGATGCGCCTGATACAAAGGGGTCTTCGCACTGCGGCCCTTAATGGCAAGGCACAACGCAAAGCACAGCAGTCGTCCTGA
- the LOC109786925 gene encoding uncharacterized protein isoform X2, with protein sequence MMNLRFFASLATGRLSSRRICGQVIGPARHQLSNLRVGVRGFGSDRLPIGQAKGLSLGPVVSLGSLPVLAGGIWYYLKTNPEEPPPVAMNLAWFATAAQKPVVEEDPEEKAMKKRFEEWMVVHKRRYKDEEEKAWRYELFKGCVKRVNELNAASRPGEARYKPYRYADFTKEERSKVHGIVVKPSMFDEWNEEKRRKTQGGHDGGADEDDWEEQMRLIQRGLRTAALNGKAQRKAQQSS encoded by the exons ATGATGAATCTTCGATTCTTCGCCTCTCTTGCGACGGGAAGGCTGTCCTCACGCCGGATCTGCGGCCAGGTCATAGGACCGGCAAGGCACCAGCTCTCT AACCTCCGTGTTGGTGTGCGCGGATTTGGCTCTGACAG GTTGCCCATTGGCCAAGCCAAAGGCTTGTCACTTGGCCCTGTTGTCTCGCTGGGTTCCTTACCTGTCTTAGCCGGAGGCATATGGTACTACCTCAAAACGAATCCAGAGGAGCCACCGCCAGTTG CCATGAACCTTGCCTGGTTTGCGACTGCAGCTCAGAAGCCCGTCGTCGAGGAGGACCCGGAGGAGAAAGCCATGAAGAAGAGATTCGAGGAGTGGATGGTGGTGCACAAGCGCAGATACAAGGACGAGGAGGAGAAGGCGTGGCGCTACGAGCTGTTCAAGGGGTGTGTCAAGCGGGTGAACGAGCTCAACGCCGCATCACGGCCGGGTGAAGCCCGGTACAAACCATACCGATATGCTGACTTTACCAAGGAAGAGAGGAGCAAAGTACACGGAATCGTGGTCAAACCATCTATGTTCGACGAGTGGAACGAGGAGAAGAGGCGCAAAACACAAGGGGGTCATGACGGCGGCGCCGACGAGGACGACTGGGAAGAACAGATGCGCCTGATACAAAGGGGTCTTCGCACTGCGGCCCTTAATGGCAAGGCACAACGCAAAGCACAGCAGTCGTCCTGA
- the LOC109786925 gene encoding uncharacterized protein isoform X4 — MMNLRFFASLATGRLSSRRICGQVIGPARHQLSNLRVGVRGFGSDRLPIGQAKGLSLGPVVSLGSLPVLAGGIWYYLKTNPEEPPPVAQKPVVEEDPEEKAMKKRFEEWMVVHKRRYKDEEEKAWRYELFKGCVKRVNELNAASRPGEARYKPYRYADFTKEERSKVHGIVVKPSMFDEWNEEKRRKTQGGHDGGADEDDWEEQMRLIQRGLRTAALNGKAQRKAQQSS; from the exons ATGATGAATCTTCGATTCTTCGCCTCTCTTGCGACGGGAAGGCTGTCCTCACGCCGGATCTGCGGCCAGGTCATAGGACCGGCAAGGCACCAGCTCTCT AACCTCCGTGTTGGTGTGCGCGGATTTGGCTCTGACAG GTTGCCCATTGGCCAAGCCAAAGGCTTGTCACTTGGCCCTGTTGTCTCGCTGGGTTCCTTACCTGTCTTAGCCGGAGGCATATGGTACTACCTCAAAACGAATCCAGAGGAGCCACCGCCAGTTG CTCAGAAGCCCGTCGTCGAGGAGGACCCGGAGGAGAAAGCCATGAAGAAGAGATTCGAGGAGTGGATGGTGGTGCACAAGCGCAGATACAAGGACGAGGAGGAGAAGGCGTGGCGCTACGAGCTGTTCAAGGGGTGTGTCAAGCGGGTGAACGAGCTCAACGCCGCATCACGGCCGGGTGAAGCCCGGTACAAACCATACCGATATGCTGACTTTACCAAGGAAGAGAGGAGCAAAGTACACGGAATCGTGGTCAAACCATCTATGTTCGACGAGTGGAACGAGGAGAAGAGGCGCAAAACACAAGGGGGTCATGACGGCGGCGCCGACGAGGACGACTGGGAAGAACAGATGCGCCTGATACAAAGGGGTCTTCGCACTGCGGCCCTTAATGGCAAGGCACAACGCAAAGCACAGCAGTCGTCCTGA